One Purpureocillium takamizusanense chromosome 1, complete sequence genomic window carries:
- a CDS encoding uncharacterized protein (EggNog:ENOG503P8NS) codes for MTGLIPLALGTESASSGGRFSMYYPEHDHALRRFGVVYSKDAPNPMRPSAWKPAPTTDASARASQWPVPLDDIKRSFLHDDFRACYSRCHEALKHSETLDGIQPAYLVYLRFFAAMASEMQARHAPRTSPSRHGLLQQAQAHYRVAAGIAKREDETLVASTPPPPSVRVASPSPSDKTISTDDSSPPSTPTRVASPVLSASSTIDGCSPSKGSSPAGKRKKKRVAFRDVPIMEPYIRPDSPTLGFDDWLGRSSPEPFYPESILKHGHNMSECQEEPLPLTATPELIREDESVEDPLCCQDTFGPQYRVVLASIRCQIEKHMATLDGELESGQGQSSASEPVDIGTRIERLRACGWRRRRFDARKYQNLCENVLAELNS; via the exons ATGACGGGTCTGATACCTCTTGCTCTCGGCACGGAGAGCGCCTCATCCGGCGGGAGGTTCAGCATGTACTACCCAGAGCATGACCATGCTCTCCGACGCTTCGGCGTCGTGTATTCCAAAGATGCGCCGAACCCGATGCGCCCTTCCGCCTGGAAGCCGGCGCCCACGACCGATGCCTCAGCCCGGGCGTCGCAGTGGCCTGTACCCCTGGATGACATCAAGCGATCATTTCTTCACGACGACTTTCGGGCTTGCTACAGTCGCTGCCACGAGGCATTGAAGCATTCAGAGACATTG GATGGGATCCAGCCCGCTTATCTCGTCTACTTGCGTTTcttcgcggccatggcctcggagATGCAAGCCCGCCACGCACCTCGCACGTCCCCCTCTCGCCACGGCCTGCTCCaacaggcgcaggcgcacTACCGCGTCGCAGCGGGCATCGCAAAGCGCGAAGACGAGACCCTAGTcgcgtccacgccgccgccgccgtccgtgcGCGTCGCGTCCCCAAGCCCCAGTGACAAGACCATCAGCACGGACGACTCCTCCCCACCAAGCACCCCGACCAGAGTGGCGTCGCCCGTATTGTCCGCCAGCTCTACCATTGACGGCTGCTCACCATCCAAAGGTTCCTCACCTGCGGGGAAacgcaagaagaagagggttGCGTTCCGCGACGTGCCCATCATGGAGCCCTATATTCGGCCAGACTCCCCCACCTTGGGTTTTGACGACTGGTTGGGCCGCTCCTCACCCGAGCCGTTCTACCCAGAATCGATCCTGAAGCATGGCCACAACATGTCAGAGTGTCAAGAAGAGCCCTTGCCGTTGACTGCGACACCCGAGCTGATCCGGGAAGACGAGTCGGTGGAGGACCCCCTTTGCTGCCAGGACACTTTCGGGCCCCAGTACCGCGTTGTACTTGCAAGCATCCGGTGTCAAATCGAAAAGCACATGGCGACGCTGGATGGAGAGCTGGAGTCAGGCCAGGGCCAATCCTCCGCATCCGAACCTGTCGACATTGGCACTCGCATCGAGCGGCTACGCGCCtgcggctggcgacggcgtcgcttCGACGCCAGGAAATACCAAAATCTCTGCGAAAACGTCCTGGCTGAGCTCAATTCCTGA
- the CMK2 gene encoding Calcium/calmodulin-dependent protein kinase (EggNog:ENOG503NVBD~COG:T), whose protein sequence is MSFAGMLNRLHGQPESYDKKSKYRFGRTLGAGTYGVVREADGPTGKVAVKIILKKNVKGNERMVYDELDMLQRLKHPHIVKFVDWFESRDKFYIVTQLATGGELFDRICDQGKFTEKDASQTIKQVLSAVDFLHENNVVHRGAPMPFCVLACSLLTSLFIDLKPENLLYLTRELESDLVLADFGIAKTLDSKEDTLKTMAGSFGYAAPEVMEQKGHGKPVDMWSLGVITYTLLCGYSPFRSENLRDLLHECTSSQVVFHERYWKEVSEDGKDFILKLIVPEPEQRWTSKQALGHIWLTGKNATEHDLVPELLKGREVRRKFKHAVLAASLQKRIADLKEADSDSDNEMRDAEQAIPSALSSSLSKPEAKTASLRDKMGGAMFREVVLAKLKDEKQKKEALAVDQELEDEARRRSFNGSSSAA, encoded by the exons ATGAGTT TCGCCGGAATGCTCAATCGCCTCCACGGGCAACCCGAGAGCTATGACAAAAA ATCCAAGTACAGATTCGGTCGAACTCTCGGTGCTGGCACGTACGGCGTCGTGCGAGAAGCCGATGGGCCGACCGGAAAGGTGGCAGTAAAGATCATTCTGAAGAAGAATGTCAAAGGCAACGAACGCATGGTGTACGACGAGCTTGACATGCTTCAAAGGCTGAAGCACCCTCACATCGTCAAATTCGTCGACTGGTTCGAATCGCGG GACAAGTTCTACATCGTTACGCAGCTAGCTACTGGAGGCGAGCTATTCGACCGCATTTGCGACCAGGGAAAGTTTACCGAAAAGGATGCTTCGCAAACGATCAAGCAGGTGCTTAGCGCTGTCGATTTCCTCCACGAAAACAACGTCGTCCACAGAGGTGCGCCGATGCCGTTCTGCGTGCTGGCATGCTCTTTGCTGACGTCCTTGTTCATAGATCTCAAGCCCGAAAACCTCCTGTACTTGACTAGGGAACTCGAGTCGGATCTGGTCTTGGCGGATTTCGGCATTGCTAAGACCCTGGATAGCAAGGAAGACACCCTCAAGACCATGGCCGGCTCCTTTGGCTACGCCGCGCCCGAGGTCATGGAGCAAAAAGGCCACGGCAAGCCTGTCGATATGTGGTCTCTTGGCGTCATCACCTACACTCTGCTTTGCGGCTATTCGCCATTCCGCAGCGAAAACTTGCGGGACTTGCTTCACGAATGTACATCGTCGCAAGTTGTTTTCCACGAGCGCTACTGGAAGGAGGTGAGCGAAGACGGCAAGGACTTTATCCTCAAACTGATTGTGCCGGAACCCGAACAGAGATGGACAAGCAAG CAAGCACTGGGTCACATCTGGTTGACAGGCAAGAACGCAACCGAGCACGACTTGGTgccggagctgctcaagggACGCGAGGTCAGGCGCAAGTTCAAGCACGCCGTTCTGGCTGCGAGTCTGCAAAAGAGGATCGCGGATCTGAAGGAGGCGGACTCGGACTCCGACAACGAGATGAGGGACGCCGAGCAAGCCATCCCCAGCGCGTTGTCTTCATCTCTATCGAAGCCCGAAGCGAAGACTGCCTCCCTGAGGGACAAgatgggcggcgccatgttTCGTGAAGTGGTGCTCGCGAAGCTCAAGGATgagaagcagaagaaggaggcACTCGCGGTTGATCAGGAGCTCGAAGATGAGGCTAGGCGGCGCAGCTTCAATGGCTCATCCTCAGCTGCTTAG
- a CDS encoding N-terminal E2 ubiquitin-conjugating enzyme (EggNog:ENOG503P2QX~COG:O) gives MATHLREKRVAKERHKIDKHGLPPGIELVDGDSLREWTLDIRVLDNNPLYKDQSYRLKFLFPESYPIEPPEVTFDEQPNRPIPMHPHIYSNGIICLDLLGSQGWSPVQSAESVCMSIQSMLTSNTKNERPPGDAEFVRGNRQRPRDIEFLYHDNTV, from the exons ATGGCAACGCATCTGCGCGAGAAGCGCGTAGCCAAAGAGCGCCACAAG ATCGACAAGCATGGCCTGCCGCCTGGCatcgagctcgtcgacggcgacagcctCAGGGAGTGGACGCTGGACATCCGAGTGCTCGACAACAACCCTCTATACAAGGACCAGTCGTATCGGCTCAAGTTCCTCTTCCCGGAGTCGTACCCGATAG AGCCGCCTGAGGTCACGTTTGACGAACAGCCGAACCGCCCTATCCCTATGCACCCTCATATCTACTCCAACGGCATCATATGCCTCGACCTCCTGGGCAGTCAGGGTTGGAGCCCAGTTCAAAGCGCAGAGAGCGTCTGCATGAGCATACAGAGTATGCTCACGAGCAACACCAAGAACGAACGACCGCCCGGAGACGCCGAGTTCGTCCGGGGCAACAGACAGCGGCCGCGTGACATCGAATTCCTCTACCATGATAACACCGTATGA
- the VPS33 gene encoding Vacuolar protein-sorting-associated protein 33 (BUSCO:EOG09261LV7~TransMembrane:1 (o595-615i)~COG:U~EggNog:ENOG503NVCM): MAPRTDFSTEQVRAKSRKDLLYLLEGVRGKKNLVFDRSLVGPIGNIVKVATLKEYGVDKFFILENNNVDTSQHNVVFVARGEVGRHAETIANQIKRVQRESQTTHEFHILWVPRRTLVSDQLLEEAGVLGDVSISELPLSFFPIEKDVLSLELDDSFRDLYLSKDITPNYLLAKALMEIQQNQGLFPRIIGFGENAKRVSDLLCRMRQELLAGGDDTDTNKAGLTPSTTTESVIIIDREVDFVTPLLTQLTYEGLIDEVFGIQNNQTKVDTTIVGAPAQSSAATSQSKDRTIVLDSSDKLYEQLRDANFAIVGGLLNKVARRLQQVQTDYESKQKTKTLAELKEFVSQLPGYQQEHQSVRIHTGLAEEIIKHTRTDQFKGLLEVQQNLAAGADPSSQFDGIEELIARGAPIRETLRLLCIYSCISGGIKPKEFDQFRRLILQGYGFQHILTLNNLERLQLFLSRSSPLAGMIPMTGNSGETGTKTNYAYLRKQLRLIFDEVKEDDPNDIAYVYSGYAPLSIRLVQSVVQKAHLLSLTKGEQGGTAAQNAAGQGWHGLHPAVKHVRGPAFYELQKGEDKAVKARALLSGSNHNQTVFVVFVGGVTFTEIAALRFIAKQEEDRRNIVICTTSIISGNRMMDAAVETESYARQAGSS; encoded by the exons atggcgccccGAACTGACTTTAGCACCGAGCAGGTTCGAGCCAAGTCTCGCAAAGACTTGCTCTACCTGCTCGAGGGT GTCCGCGGGAAGAAGAACCTCGTGTTCGACCGCAGCCTTGTCGGTCCCATCGGCAACATAGTCAAGGTCGCTACCTTGAAGGAATACGGCGTCGACAAGTTCTTCATTCTCGAAAACAACAACGTCGACACCAGTCAGCATAATGTCGTGTTCGTCGCGAGGGGAGAGgtcggccgccatgccgagACGATAGCGA ATCAGATCAAGCGGGTGCAGCGCGAGAGTCAGACCACCCATGAGTTCCACATACTTTGGGTTCCACGACGGACCTTAGTGTCAGATCAGCTACTTGAAGAGGCCGGTGTGCTGGGAGATGTGAGCATCTCAGAGCTCCCGCTGTCCTTCTTCCCCATTGAGAAAGATGTCCTCTCGCTGGAGCTTGACGACTCATTTCGAGACCTATACCTGTCCAAAGACATCACGCCCAACTACCTCCTGGCCAAGGCCCTCATGGAGATACAACAAAACCAAGGCCTGTTCCCGCGGATCATTGGCTTTGGCGAAAACGCGAAACGGGTGTCAGACCTGCTCTGCCGCATGCGTCAGGAGCTCCTTGCCGGTGGCGATGACACCGACACGAACAAAGCTGGACTGACTCCAAGCACGACAACCGAGTctgtcatcatcatcgatcGCGAGGTGGACTTTGTCACGCCGCTACTAACACAGCTGACGTACGAGGGCCTCATTGACGAGGTCTTTGGCATACAAAACAATCAGACAAAAGTCGACACGACCATTGTGGGTGCACCGGCCCAATCATCAGCAGCTACATCTCAGAGCAAGGATAGAACAATCGTACTCGACTCGAGCGATAAGCTATACGAACAGCTACGGGACGCCAACTTTGCCATCGTAGGCGGCCTGCTCAACAAAGTGGCTCGCCGTCTACAGCAGGTCCAGACGGACTATGAAAGCAAGCAAAAAACCAAGACACTCGCTGAGCTCAAGGAGTTCGTCAGCCAGCTTCCGGGGTACCAGCAGGAGCACCAGAGTGTGAGGATACACACGGGTCTCGCCGAAGAAATAATCAAGCACACGCGGACAGACCAGTTCAAGGGCTTGTTGGAAGTCCAGCAAAATCTGGCTGCCGGTGCAGACCCGTCATCACAGTTCGACGGCATAGAAGAGCTGATAGCTCGGGGCGCCCCGATCAGGGAAACGCTCAGGCTATTGTGCATATATTCGTGCATCTCCGGAGGAATCAAGCCGAAGGAGTTCGATCAGTTTCGCCGACTCATCCTCCAAGGGTACGGCTTTCAACATATTCTGACGCTCAATAACCTGGAGAGGCTCCAGCTATTCTTGTCACGATCATCTCCACTTGCGGGTATGATTCCCATGACGGGAAACTCGGGCGAGACCGGCACGAAGACCAACTACGCGTATCTGCGAAAGCAGCTGCGGCTCATATTTGATGAGGTCAAGGAGGATGACCCCAACGACATCGCTTATGTGTACAGCGGATATGCCCCTTTGTCTATTCGCCTTGTCCAAAGTGTTGTGCAAAAGGCGCACCTGCTCTCTCTTACAAAGGGTGAGCAGGGCGGAACCGCGGCACAGAATGCCGCGGGTCAGGGGTGGCACGGCCTCCACCCGGCGGTGAAGCATGTCCGCGGGCCTGCTTTCTACGAGCTCCAAAAGGGAGAGgacaaggccgtcaaggcaCGGGCTTTGCTATCTGGCAGCAATCACAACCAGACTGTCTTTGTAGTATTCGTCGGTGGGGTCACATTTACGGAGATTGCGGCTCTGCGATTCATTGCGAAGCAGGAAGAAG ACCGCCGGAACATTGTCATCTGCACCACATCGATCATTAGCGGAAACAGGATGatggacgcggccgtcgagacggAGTCTTAcgccaggcaggcgggctCAAGCTAA
- a CDS encoding Sarcosine oxidase (EggNog:ENOG503NV24~COG:Q~COG:U), protein MDQGIESGLGEENILVGGCFGRSDSLGSPLSRVIPAPQTKGGEMALPPSHVETPARSRDASSERCPETAPAIKVWEEDAGIDDSGLSSLQMDIGPSDEDMSQDNDGVLFQAADEDGIVDSFTSSLSALTELSDVSSLKSASSSKATTPAEAESTRSQQNDGQARIFTPLSYHHGIDRLNFTVLPKSSIPTDIPPHQYAAECIEAAESSRLNPYALHPDEYHLLRHHISHSQVTTYLNLRNRILRIWIRRPWACVTRQEAVGCASARWFDAASVCYDWLVRRGYINFGCVALPETLVTEHDMPRVKRRKTVAVVGAGISGLACARQLEGLFKQHADRYHDGGEEIPRVVVVEGRRRVGGRVYSREFRSKPINDVTDFNGKRHTAEMGGMIITGFNRGNPMNVLVRGQLGLPYHTLSAETTIYDSNGKPVDPVRDELVERLYNDCLDRVSEYKFKPQPSKLIEGNRDLLDEGRDSQNDGNNPRSIMQVEEATAALPHAPPVSQQSVPEKVNMVPVSADKLTGRVHTEPGVPGTLRASDKAKIMGWNLRPGASNDPDIDLVAAAAREEATLGSLLDFAITQYRQLVDLNPQDHRLINWHIANLEYSNATNLHNLSLGLWDIDAGNEWEGHHTMVVGGYQSVARGLLRCPSMLDLTSNFPVSKIKYHSEDFTGPACIESEDGRVIEADCVICTVPLGVLKQGNITFDPPLPAWKTDAIERLGFGVLNKVVLVYDKVFWEQHRHIFGVLRDAPNRHSTLQKDYGLNRGRFFQWFNVTSTTGLPCLIALMAGDAGFETEHSSNDQLISEATEILRSVFGKEVPYPVESVVTRWGSDRFARGSYSSAASGMLPDDYDTMSRGIGNLLFAGEHTIGTHPATVHGAYLSGLRAASEVLEAMLGPVEVPTPLILPRDSLLLHKRKEAAKDPRQARLEAYEVEVWDFIRLQIGERPARPNKVAGNAYLLYSKAHFEDAKKRCEENRKTGKTRSLPNEVRMMTSKMWKEATPEERKPFEDEAALQKRAYSEAMQIFNDESQKWDQRAMSLRATYEKEHPFESGDGDAAYEARLSHKHRRARHVSYVEGQPSEMDR, encoded by the exons ATGGACCAGGGTATCGAAAGCGGCCTTGGTGAGGAGAATATACTCGTTGGAGGCTGCTTCGGCCGTTCAGACAGCTTAGGGTCGCCGTTGTCCAGGGTCATACCTGCCCCTCAAACTAAGGGTGGAGAAATGGCGTTGCCTCCTTCCCACGTCGAGACACCAGCGCGGTCCCGGGACGCTTCCTCGGAACGCTGCCCTGAGACCGCCCCGGCGATCAAAGTATGGGAAGAGGACGCGGGCATCGACGACTCTGGCTTATCATCATTACAAATGGACATTGGGCCTTCCGA CGAGGACATGAGCCAGGACAATGACGGTGTCTTGTTTCAAgccgctgacgaggacggcatcgtcgactcCTTCACGTCCTCCCTGTCAGCTCTCACGGAACTATCCGACGTCTCATCGCTCAAATCTGCAAGCTCAAGCAAAGCTACTACCCCTGCCGAGGCCGAATCAACACGATCCCAGCAGAACGACGGACAGGCTCGAATCTTCACACCCTTGTCCTATCACCACGGTATTGACCGGCTCAATTTCACAGTTCTTCCCAAATCGTCCATCCCCACCGACATCCCCCCTCATCAATACGCTGCTGAATGCATCGAAGCGGCGGAGTCGTCGCGACTCAATCCGTATGCGCTCCATCCAGACGAGTATCATTTGCTTCGACATCATATTTCGCATTCCCAGGTCACAACGTATCTCAACCTGAGAAACCGGATACTGCGCATATGGATCAGGCGCCCCTGGGCATGTGTTACTCGTCAGGAGGCCGTGGGCTGCGCCAGCGCACGATGGTTCGATGCTGCCAGTGTCTGCTATGACTGGCTGGTTCGGCGGGGGTACATCAACTTTGGATGTGTCGCCTTGCCAGAAACCCTCGTCACCGAGCACGACATGCCGCGAGTCAAGAGACGCAAAACAGTGGCAGTTGTTGGCGCCGGTATTTCCGGTTTGGCATGTGCGAGACAACTGGAAGGCCTTTTCAAACAGCACGCGGACAGGTATCACGATGGTGGGGAGGAAATACCACGCGTCGTGGTTGTGGAAGGCAGACGTCGCGTCGGTGGCAGGGTTTATTCGCGCGAGTTCCGATCCAAGCCCATCAACGACGTTACCGACTTCAACGGCAAAAGACATACCGCCGAGATGGGGGGCATGATTATCACGGGCTTCAACAGAGGCAACCCAATGAACGTTCTCGTCCGTGGGCAGCTGGGACTTCCATACCATACCTTGTCAGCCGAGACAACGATTTACGACAGCAACGGAAAGCCGGTAGACCCTGTCCGTGACGAGCTAGTGGAGAGGCTATACAATGACTGTCTCGATCGAGTGAGCGAGTACAAATTCAAACCACAGCCTTCCAAGTTGATTGAAGGCAACCGGGATCTTTTGGACGAAGGGCGAGATAGCCAAAACGACGGAAACAACCCTAGATCCATCATGCAGGTAGAAGAGGCAACAGCGGCCCTACCTCACGCGCCCCCTGTATCTCAGCAGAGCGTTCCTGAGAAGGTCAACATGGTGCCGGTTTCGGCGGACAAGCTCACCGGGCGAGTGCACACCGAACCCGGAGTACCTGGCACACTGCGTGCATCGGATAAGGCGAAGATAATGGGCTGGAATCTAAGACCCGGTGCTTCTAACGATCCCGacatcgacctcgtcgctgctgcggctcgcGAAGAAGCCACCCTAGGTTCTTTGCTGGACTTCGCGATCACACAATACCGACAACTAGTGGATCTGAATCCTCAAGATCATCGGCTCATCAACTGGCACATAGCCAATCTCGAATACAGCAATGCCACGAACCTGCACAACCTGAGCCTTGGGCTATGGGATATTGATGCTGGCAACGAGTGGGAAGGCCACCATACTATGGTTGTGGGAGGCTACCAGAGTGTTGCCCGAGGCCTACTGCGTTGCCCAAGCATGTTAGACTTGACCTCAAATTTCCCTGTCAGCAAGATCAAGTACCACAGTGAGGACTTCACCGGCCCTGCGTGCATTGAATCAGAGGACGGCAGAGTCATCGAAGCCGACTGCGTCATTTGCACAGTTCCACTAGGTGTCTTGAAACAAGGAAATATCACGTTTGACCCTCCGCTGCCTGCGTGGAAGACGGATGCCATTGAGCGTCTTGGATTCGGGGTCCTCAACAAGGTGGTATTGGTATACGACAAGGTGTTCTGGGAGCAACATCGGCACATCTTCGGTGTCCTTCGCGACGCCCCGAACCGCCACAGCACGTTGCAGAAGGACTATGGGCTGAACCGCGGTCGCTTCTTCCAATGGTTCAACGTCACAAGCACCACCGGCCTGCCGTGCCTCATCGCTCTAAtggctggcgatgctggTTTCGAGACAGAGCACTCCAGTAACGACCAGCTCATTTCTGAGGCCACAGAAATATTGCGAAGTGTCTTCGGCAAAGAGGTTCCCTATCCTGTCGAGTCGGTGGTGACTCGCTGGGGCTCAGACCGATTTGCGCGCGGCAGCTACTCATCAGCTGCTTCTGGAATGTTGCCGGATGATTATGATACCATGTCGCGAGGCATAGGCAACCTTTTATTTGCTGGCGAGCACACGATCGGCACCCATCCGGCTACGGTGCACGGGGCCTATCTGTCGGGTTTGCGAGCGGCTTCCGAGGTCTTGGAGGCAATGCTCGGCCCAGTGGAAGTACCAACGCCGCTTATCCTACCAAGGGACTCACTCTTATTACACAAACGTAAGGAGGCCGCCAAGGATCCCAGACAGGCTCGCTTGGAGGCGTACGAAGTTGAGGTCTGGGACTTCATTCGCTTACAGATTGGAGAGAGACCTGCCCGACCGAACAAGGTCGCGGGGAACGCTTACCTACTCTATAGCAAGGCGCATTTTGAAGACGCGAAGAAGCGGTGCGAGGAGAACCGCAAGACCGGCAAGACGCGCAGCTTACCGAATGAAGTGCGCATGATGACCTCCAAGATGTGGAAGGAGGCCACACCAGAAGAACGCAAGCCTTTTGAGGACGAAGCAGCTCTCCAGAAGCGAGCTTATTCCGAGGCCATGCAGATATTCAACGATGAGTCCCAGAAATGGGATCAGAGGGCAATGTCCCTCAGGGCCACGTACGAAAAGGAGCATCCGTTTGAatcgggcgacggcgacgctgcatACGAAGCGCGGCTCTCGCACAAGCATCGCAGGGCCAGGCATGTAAGCTACGTGGAGGGTCAACCCAGCGAGATGGACAGGTGA
- the ATP3 gene encoding atp3 gamma subunit of the F1 sector of mitochondrial F1F0 ATP synthase (BUSCO:EOG09263TQ5~COG:C~EggNog:ENOG503NYDF) gives MLSRAARPALRAAASAPARAATAGNAGAAGYATLREIEGRLKSIRNIEKITNTMKIVASTKLTRAQRSMTESRKYGQTSNEVFESAETTTAEGEEKKSLIIVCSSDKGLCGGIHSGMSRRIRALYANESPFDLVIVGEKCKAQLQRTNSKNIQLTFAGVGKDVPTFADAQAIADQIVMLPTEYTDVKILYNKFINAQSYEPTFIEAFSEEAIAQSPNISSFEVDDEVLSNLREYSLANSLYWALAEGHACEQSARRNAMDNASKNAGEMIGKYQILYNRTRQAVITGELVEIITGATASEDM, from the exons ATGCTGTCACGCGCGGCCCGACCGGCTCTCCGAGCTGCAGCCTCAGCTCCTGCCCG cgctgccaccgccggcaaCGCTGGCGCGGCTGGGTATGCGACCCTCCGCGAGATCGAGGGCCGCCTCAAGTCCATCCGCAACATCGAGAAGATCACCAACACGATGAAGATTGTCGCCTCCACCAAGCTCACCCGCGCCCAGCGCAGCATGACCGAGTCGCGCAAGTACGGCCAGACCTCCAACGAGGTCTTCGAGTCGGCCgagaccaccaccgccgagggcgaggagaagaagtcgCTCATCATCGTCTGCTCCTCCGACAAGGGCCTCTGCGGCGGTATCCACTCTGGCATGAGCCGCAGAATCCGTGCTCTGTATGCCAACGAGTCGCCTTTtgacctcgtcatcgtcggcgagaaGTGCAAGGCCCAGCTTCAGCGCACCAACAGCAAGAACATCCAGCTCACCtttgccggcgtcggcaaggacGTCCCTACCTTCGCCGATGCCCAGGCCATCGCCGACCAGATCGTCATGCTCCCCACTGAATACACCGACGTCAAGATCCTGTACAACAAGTTCATCAACGCCCAGAGCTACGAGCCCACCTTCATTGAGGCATTTTCCGAGGAGGCTATTGCCCAGTCTC CCAACATCTCGTCGTtcgaggttgacgacgaaGTTCTGTCCAACCTCCGCGAGTACAGCCTGGCCAACTCCCTGTACTGGGCTCTTGCCGAGGGCCACGCCTGCGAGCAATCTGCCCGACGAAACGCCATGGAC AACGCTTCCAAGAACGCCGGTGAGATGATTGGCAAGTACCAGATTCTCTACAACCGTACCCGACAGGCCGTCATTACCGGAGAGCTGGTTGAGATCATCACTGGTGCCACCGCCTCGGAGGACATGTAA